In Nerophis ophidion isolate RoL-2023_Sa linkage group LG12, RoL_Noph_v1.0, whole genome shotgun sequence, a single window of DNA contains:
- the gan gene encoding gigaxonin isoform X2: MPDSASNEPGVRVSDPQHSQKLLRVLRTFWQEQSFHDAVLVVDGEELPVQKNILAAASPYVRTKLNYNPPKEDGSTYRIELQGVSMSIMKQILDYIFSGEITLSEGTIQDMVQASDLLLMTDLKLLCCQFLESCITAENCIGIRLFSLHYCLHHVHYAATEYLHTHFRDVVLTEEFREMPHSRLCELLAEEKLNVGNEKHVLEAVVRWLAHDPEARRVHMREVMSAVWLQGLDVSYLREQAMGEPLMREVIREHCQPVLAESQLQGEALLAAFKPRGYSECIVIVGGEDRRTRKPTAVTRCMCPLYDTNRQAWIELQPMSIARVGHGAVAAEGFLFVVGGTDENKTVLNTGEKYDPDSNTWSPIPTMLQARQNFGLVELDGLIYVLGGENEETELTTVEVFDPHVNTWKMQTSLTMIRKVGCYASMNKKIYAMGGGSYGKLFDSVECFDTKTQQWTGLCPLKERRFGSVACGVGKELYVFGGVRSQENDNPGQRHMMTCKSEFYHDEMRRWMFLDDQTLCIQTSSSFVYGAVPIGASVYVVGDLDTGASFDYIREFRRSTGTWHRTKPMLASDLSKTTCAALRIANCRLFRLQLSQGMFRIRV, from the exons ATGCCGGATTCTGCATCAAATGAACCGGGTGTGAGGGTGTCCGACCCACAACACTCCCAAAAACTCCTGAGAGTCCTTCGTACCTTCTGGCAAGAGCAAAGCTTCCACGATGCTGTGCTGGTCGTGGATGGTGAGGAGCTTCCTGTCCAGAAAAATATTTTGGCAGCAGCCAGCCCTTATGTTAG GACCAAGCTCAACTACAATCCTCCAAAAGAAGATGGCTCAACATACAGGATTGAGCTACAGGGAGTCTCCATGTCTATTATGAAACAGATACTTGACTACATCTTCAGTGGTGAA ATCACGTTGAGTGAAGGGACCATTCAGGACATGGTACAGGCATCCGACCTGCTCCTCATGACCGACCTCAAATTGCTGTGCTGCCAGTTCCTGGAGAGCTGCATCACCGCAGAGAACTGTATCGGCATCCGTCTCTTCTCCCTACACTACTGCTTGCACCATGTCCACTATGCTGCCACCGAATACTTGCACACGCATTTCCGAGACGTGGTGCTCACAGAGGAGTTCAGGGAGATGCCTCACAGCCGACTCTGTGAGCTGCTGGCGGAGGAAAAGCTAAACGTTGGCAATGAGAAGCATGTGCTGGAGGCCGTGGTGCGATGGCTGGCACATGACCCGGAAGCTCGCAGG GTGCACATGAGAGAAGTAATGTCTGCTGTTTGGCTGCAAGGTTTGGATGTGAGCTACCTGAGAGAGCAG GCAATGGGGGAACCGCTGATGAGGGAAGTGATCAGAGAGCACTGTCAGCCAGTGCTGGCAGAGAGCCAGCTGCAAGGCGAAGCTCTTCTCGCTGCGTTCAAGCCCCGTGGTTACTCTGAGTGTATTGTTATTGTAGGGGGAGAAGATCGTAG GACCAGAAAACCCACAGCTGTGACTCGCTGCATGTGTCCACTCTATGACACCAACCGGCAAGCCTGGATTGAACTTCAGCCAATGAGCATTGCTCGTGTGGGACATGGAGCGGTTGCAGCCG AGGGATTTCTGTTTGTAGTGGGTGGAACCGACGAGAACAAGACAGTCCTGAACACAGGCGAGAAGTACGACCCTGACTCTAACACATGGAGCCCCATACCCACAATGCTACAG GCTCGCCAGAACTTTGGTCTCGTGGAGTTGGATGGTCTGATTTACGTTCTCGGGGGAGAAAATGAAGAAACCGAGCTCACCACAGTTGAAGTGTTCGACCCTCACGTCAACACCTGGAAGATGCAGACCAGTTTGACAATGATTCGGAAG GTGGGTTGTTATGCCTCCATGAATAAGAAGATCTATGCCATGGGTGGAGGTTCCTATGGGAAACTGTTTGATTCAGTCGAATGCTTTGACACCAAAACCCAGCAGTGGACAGGCCTTTGTCCTCTCAAGGAGAGAAG GTTTGGTTCAGTGGCCTGTGGTGTTGGTAAGGAGCTCTACGTGTTTGGTGGAGTGAGAAGTCAAGAGAACGACAACCCAGGACAACGTCACATGATGACCTGCAAGTCAGAGTTTTACCATGATGAAATGAGGAG GTGGATGTTCCTCGATGACCAAACCTTGTGTATTCAGACGAGCTCATCATTTGTCTACGGTGCTGTTCCCATCGGAGCCAGCGTCTACGTAGTAGGAGACTTGGACACGG GTGCAAGTTTCGACTACATTCGTGAGTTCCGCCGCAGCACAGGGACCTGGCATCGCACCAAGCCAATGTTAGCCAGCGACCTCTCCAAAACAACCTGTGCAGCCCTGCGCATCGCCAACTGCCGACTGTTCCGCCTTCAGCTGAGCCAAGGCATGTTTCGAATCAGAGTCTGA
- the gan gene encoding gigaxonin isoform X1: MFYCHKIDLRLHDKICPSLNMPDSASNEPGVRVSDPQHSQKLLRVLRTFWQEQSFHDAVLVVDGEELPVQKNILAAASPYVRTKLNYNPPKEDGSTYRIELQGVSMSIMKQILDYIFSGEITLSEGTIQDMVQASDLLLMTDLKLLCCQFLESCITAENCIGIRLFSLHYCLHHVHYAATEYLHTHFRDVVLTEEFREMPHSRLCELLAEEKLNVGNEKHVLEAVVRWLAHDPEARRVHMREVMSAVWLQGLDVSYLREQAMGEPLMREVIREHCQPVLAESQLQGEALLAAFKPRGYSECIVIVGGEDRRTRKPTAVTRCMCPLYDTNRQAWIELQPMSIARVGHGAVAAEGFLFVVGGTDENKTVLNTGEKYDPDSNTWSPIPTMLQARQNFGLVELDGLIYVLGGENEETELTTVEVFDPHVNTWKMQTSLTMIRKVGCYASMNKKIYAMGGGSYGKLFDSVECFDTKTQQWTGLCPLKERRFGSVACGVGKELYVFGGVRSQENDNPGQRHMMTCKSEFYHDEMRRWMFLDDQTLCIQTSSSFVYGAVPIGASVYVVGDLDTGASFDYIREFRRSTGTWHRTKPMLASDLSKTTCAALRIANCRLFRLQLSQGMFRIRV, encoded by the exons GATTTAAGACTACATGACAAAATTTGTCCAAGTCTAAACATGCCGGATTCTGCATCAAATGAACCGGGTGTGAGGGTGTCCGACCCACAACACTCCCAAAAACTCCTGAGAGTCCTTCGTACCTTCTGGCAAGAGCAAAGCTTCCACGATGCTGTGCTGGTCGTGGATGGTGAGGAGCTTCCTGTCCAGAAAAATATTTTGGCAGCAGCCAGCCCTTATGTTAG GACCAAGCTCAACTACAATCCTCCAAAAGAAGATGGCTCAACATACAGGATTGAGCTACAGGGAGTCTCCATGTCTATTATGAAACAGATACTTGACTACATCTTCAGTGGTGAA ATCACGTTGAGTGAAGGGACCATTCAGGACATGGTACAGGCATCCGACCTGCTCCTCATGACCGACCTCAAATTGCTGTGCTGCCAGTTCCTGGAGAGCTGCATCACCGCAGAGAACTGTATCGGCATCCGTCTCTTCTCCCTACACTACTGCTTGCACCATGTCCACTATGCTGCCACCGAATACTTGCACACGCATTTCCGAGACGTGGTGCTCACAGAGGAGTTCAGGGAGATGCCTCACAGCCGACTCTGTGAGCTGCTGGCGGAGGAAAAGCTAAACGTTGGCAATGAGAAGCATGTGCTGGAGGCCGTGGTGCGATGGCTGGCACATGACCCGGAAGCTCGCAGG GTGCACATGAGAGAAGTAATGTCTGCTGTTTGGCTGCAAGGTTTGGATGTGAGCTACCTGAGAGAGCAG GCAATGGGGGAACCGCTGATGAGGGAAGTGATCAGAGAGCACTGTCAGCCAGTGCTGGCAGAGAGCCAGCTGCAAGGCGAAGCTCTTCTCGCTGCGTTCAAGCCCCGTGGTTACTCTGAGTGTATTGTTATTGTAGGGGGAGAAGATCGTAG GACCAGAAAACCCACAGCTGTGACTCGCTGCATGTGTCCACTCTATGACACCAACCGGCAAGCCTGGATTGAACTTCAGCCAATGAGCATTGCTCGTGTGGGACATGGAGCGGTTGCAGCCG AGGGATTTCTGTTTGTAGTGGGTGGAACCGACGAGAACAAGACAGTCCTGAACACAGGCGAGAAGTACGACCCTGACTCTAACACATGGAGCCCCATACCCACAATGCTACAG GCTCGCCAGAACTTTGGTCTCGTGGAGTTGGATGGTCTGATTTACGTTCTCGGGGGAGAAAATGAAGAAACCGAGCTCACCACAGTTGAAGTGTTCGACCCTCACGTCAACACCTGGAAGATGCAGACCAGTTTGACAATGATTCGGAAG GTGGGTTGTTATGCCTCCATGAATAAGAAGATCTATGCCATGGGTGGAGGTTCCTATGGGAAACTGTTTGATTCAGTCGAATGCTTTGACACCAAAACCCAGCAGTGGACAGGCCTTTGTCCTCTCAAGGAGAGAAG GTTTGGTTCAGTGGCCTGTGGTGTTGGTAAGGAGCTCTACGTGTTTGGTGGAGTGAGAAGTCAAGAGAACGACAACCCAGGACAACGTCACATGATGACCTGCAAGTCAGAGTTTTACCATGATGAAATGAGGAG GTGGATGTTCCTCGATGACCAAACCTTGTGTATTCAGACGAGCTCATCATTTGTCTACGGTGCTGTTCCCATCGGAGCCAGCGTCTACGTAGTAGGAGACTTGGACACGG GTGCAAGTTTCGACTACATTCGTGAGTTCCGCCGCAGCACAGGGACCTGGCATCGCACCAAGCCAATGTTAGCCAGCGACCTCTCCAAAACAACCTGTGCAGCCCTGCGCATCGCCAACTGCCGACTGTTCCGCCTTCAGCTGAGCCAAGGCATGTTTCGAATCAGAGTCTGA